From a single Streptomyces misionensis genomic region:
- the eccE gene encoding type VII secretion protein EccE has translation MQRLVLPELALAVLVVGWVVGPVALVPAAVLAVLLVALAFVRRRGRSLPEWLTTARELKARQRRAATTPIPPGTEPSLVPALECEPSLRTYSYAPRDRRPVGIVGDGTFVTAVLQVEADATALRAERSRQPLPLGLVRDALEVDGIRLESAQTVLHTQPAPALHLPQQSVAVANYLPLQEQTGAPAVRITWIALKLDPEACAEAVAARGGGLLGAQKCVVRVADHLASRLTGAGFRARVLDEEELVAALATSACANPLVTAEAGRSEARERRTEESGRSWRCDNRRHTTYWVRRWPQLGGGRGESLPQFVAQVTAIPALATTFSLTLARGDRQEVSLCGHLRVTGRSDDELVAARRALEAAARGAGAGLARLDREQLPGMLATLPLGGAR, from the coding sequence ATGCAACGGCTCGTGCTGCCGGAACTCGCACTGGCCGTGCTCGTCGTCGGCTGGGTCGTCGGCCCGGTCGCCCTGGTGCCCGCCGCGGTCCTCGCCGTGCTGCTGGTGGCGCTCGCGTTCGTGCGGCGCCGCGGCCGGTCGCTGCCCGAATGGCTGACCACCGCGCGGGAGTTGAAGGCGCGGCAGCGTCGGGCCGCGACCACCCCGATACCGCCGGGCACCGAACCCTCGCTGGTGCCCGCCCTCGAGTGCGAGCCGAGCCTGCGCACCTACTCCTACGCCCCCCGCGACCGCCGCCCCGTCGGCATCGTCGGGGACGGCACGTTCGTCACCGCCGTGTTGCAGGTGGAGGCGGACGCGACGGCGCTGCGGGCGGAGCGCAGCCGGCAGCCGCTGCCGCTGGGGCTGGTGCGGGACGCGCTGGAGGTGGACGGGATACGGCTGGAGTCGGCGCAGACGGTGCTGCACACGCAGCCGGCGCCTGCGCTGCATCTGCCGCAGCAGTCCGTGGCCGTCGCCAACTACCTCCCCTTGCAGGAGCAGACCGGCGCCCCGGCCGTGCGCATCACCTGGATCGCGCTGAAGCTGGACCCGGAGGCCTGCGCGGAGGCCGTGGCCGCGCGTGGCGGCGGGCTGCTCGGGGCGCAGAAGTGCGTCGTACGGGTCGCGGACCATCTGGCGAGCCGGCTGACCGGGGCGGGCTTCCGGGCGCGGGTGCTCGACGAGGAGGAGCTGGTCGCCGCGCTCGCCACGTCCGCGTGCGCCAACCCGCTGGTCACGGCGGAAGCGGGGCGCAGCGAGGCGCGGGAGCGGCGTACCGAGGAGTCCGGGCGCAGCTGGCGCTGCGACAACCGGCGGCACACCACCTACTGGGTGCGGCGCTGGCCCCAACTGGGCGGCGGCCGGGGCGAGTCGCTGCCGCAGTTCGTCGCCCAGGTCACGGCGATACCGGCGCTCGCCACCACCTTCAGCCTCACCCTCGCGCGCGGCGACCGGCAGGAGGTGTCGCTGTGCGGGCACCTGCGGGTGACCGGCCGCAGTGACGACGAACTCGTCGCGGCGCGGCGCGCGTTGGAGGCGGCGGCCCGTGGGGCCGGGGCCGGTCTGGCCCGCCTCGACCGTGAGCAGCTGCCCGGCATGCTGGCCACACTGCCCCTCGGAGGTGCGCGGTGA
- the eccB gene encoding type VII secretion protein EccB, which produces MASRRDQLNAYTFAKRRMLAAFVQPSSDGSEEGAPKPLRAILPGTIAGVVVLAVFGAWGMFRPTAPQGWDTPGEKVIIASKSTTRYVVLKTDGKTELHPVLNMASAKLLLADGKGDVVTVDESILDNGKIPHGVTIGIPYAPDRLPSSQEAGAKKRWAVCERPSAGGGAIQKAAFVLAARDLKKTESPSEKLGGGDIMYVAAPDGQRYIVDAHGTAYQVKNDELLLRTLVGANRQPQRVSGDWLDTLHKGDPIEFPRIEGTATAPAGVQGSLPATANRVGMVLRAPDGDRQQYYIVEQGKVLPVSDFTAKLLLNSKDLVHLGQAGKALDVSAGAFVPGATPFAADRKWPTLAPKVVNDAGSGSGSRDTVCNVLDHVDPGHGTTTLSTWAGTDFPATLPTGSSSAYVTPGSGQLYRQFQGTDTKAGGVFLVTDTGLRYAMQSNADSDSTGTEYGMTDKQRKEMRQEAQLAQTRLGYAGLDPAPIPAAWSLFLPTGPRLSTTAASQPQGS; this is translated from the coding sequence ATGGCATCTCGGCGGGATCAACTCAACGCCTACACCTTTGCGAAGCGGCGCATGCTCGCGGCGTTCGTCCAGCCCTCCTCCGACGGCTCGGAAGAAGGAGCCCCCAAGCCCCTGCGCGCGATCCTGCCCGGCACCATCGCCGGCGTGGTCGTCCTGGCCGTCTTCGGCGCCTGGGGCATGTTCCGGCCGACCGCGCCGCAGGGCTGGGACACCCCCGGCGAGAAGGTGATCATCGCCAGCAAGTCCACCACCCGGTACGTCGTCCTCAAGACGGACGGCAAGACCGAGCTGCACCCGGTGCTCAACATGGCCTCGGCGAAACTGCTCCTCGCCGACGGCAAGGGCGACGTGGTCACCGTCGACGAGTCGATCCTCGACAACGGCAAGATCCCGCACGGCGTCACCATCGGCATCCCCTACGCCCCCGACCGCCTGCCCTCCAGCCAGGAGGCCGGAGCCAAGAAGCGCTGGGCCGTCTGCGAGCGCCCGAGCGCGGGCGGCGGGGCCATCCAGAAGGCCGCGTTCGTCCTCGCCGCCCGCGACCTGAAGAAGACCGAGAGCCCCAGCGAGAAGCTCGGCGGCGGGGACATCATGTACGTCGCCGCCCCGGACGGGCAGCGCTACATCGTGGACGCACACGGCACCGCGTACCAGGTGAAGAACGACGAACTGCTGCTGCGCACGCTGGTCGGCGCCAACCGGCAGCCCCAGCGCGTCTCCGGCGACTGGCTCGACACCCTGCACAAGGGCGACCCGATCGAGTTCCCCCGGATCGAGGGAACCGCGACCGCGCCCGCCGGTGTCCAGGGCAGCCTGCCGGCCACCGCCAACCGGGTCGGCATGGTGCTGCGGGCCCCCGACGGCGACCGCCAGCAGTACTACATCGTCGAACAGGGCAAGGTCCTGCCCGTCTCCGACTTCACCGCGAAGCTGCTCCTCAACAGCAAGGACCTCGTCCACCTCGGCCAGGCGGGCAAGGCCCTCGACGTCAGCGCGGGCGCGTTCGTGCCCGGCGCGACCCCCTTCGCGGCCGACCGCAAGTGGCCGACCCTCGCCCCGAAGGTCGTCAACGACGCGGGCTCCGGGAGCGGCAGCCGCGACACCGTCTGCAACGTCCTCGACCACGTCGACCCCGGCCACGGCACCACCACCCTGAGCACCTGGGCGGGCACCGACTTCCCCGCCACGCTGCCCACCGGGTCGTCGAGCGCCTATGTGACCCCCGGATCCGGCCAGCTCTACCGTCAGTTCCAGGGCACGGACACCAAGGCCGGCGGGGTCTTCCTGGTCACGGACACCGGCCTGCGCTACGCCATGCAGTCCAACGCCGACAGCGACTCCACCGGCACCGAGTACGGCATGACGGACAAGCAGCGCAAGGAGATGCGGCAGGAGGCCCAACTGGCCCAGACCCGGCTCGGGTACGCCGGCCTGGACCCCGCCCCCATCCCCGCCGCCTGGTCCCTGTTCCTGCCGACGGGGCCTCGCCTGTCGACCACCGCGGCGAGCCAGCCGCAGGGTTCGTAG
- the mycP gene encoding type VII secretion-associated serine protease mycosin, which yields MSYAPSSSRLLRTAAIAAATLCTATVALAPPAAADSFSDQCNFPNKLYPGRPWALQRVLLDELWSQSKGKNVRVAVIDTGVDTKNPQLTHAVDASSGANLLPDKNGKGEKIDRGKADGTTDTVGHGTRVAGIIAARPLPGTGFVGLAPEATIIPIKQNDADGDGTAETLAAAIEHAIREKAQVINISQDTANAVQPADGLRRAVDDALQHQIVVVASAGNDGLDGNDKRTYPASYPGVLAVAASDRNNERAAFSQSGDFVGVAAPGVDMISTVPKGGHCSDSGTSFSAPYVAGVAALIKAKHPDWTAREVIAQIEQTAERSVAGHDHLVGWGVVDPVRALTDDDHPIEKPTAREGLTRAKAPTPARLVLGETADERNARLATYVAVGAAVLVAALAGMAVAVRDARRRSVTRGTGTSGS from the coding sequence GTGTCCTACGCGCCGTCGTCCTCGCGTCTGCTCCGCACCGCCGCGATCGCGGCCGCCACGCTGTGCACCGCCACAGTCGCCCTGGCGCCGCCCGCCGCCGCGGACTCCTTCAGCGACCAGTGCAACTTCCCCAACAAGCTGTATCCCGGGCGCCCGTGGGCCCTGCAACGCGTGCTGCTGGACGAGTTGTGGAGCCAGTCCAAGGGCAAGAACGTGCGGGTCGCGGTCATCGACACCGGGGTGGACACCAAGAACCCCCAGCTGACCCACGCCGTGGACGCGTCGAGCGGGGCGAACCTGCTGCCGGACAAGAACGGCAAGGGAGAGAAGATCGACCGCGGCAAGGCGGACGGCACGACCGACACCGTCGGGCACGGCACCCGGGTGGCGGGCATCATCGCCGCCCGCCCCCTGCCGGGAACGGGATTCGTCGGCCTCGCACCCGAGGCGACCATCATCCCGATCAAGCAGAACGACGCGGACGGCGACGGCACCGCGGAGACCCTCGCCGCGGCGATCGAGCACGCGATCCGCGAGAAGGCCCAGGTCATCAACATCTCCCAGGACACCGCCAACGCCGTGCAGCCGGCCGACGGCCTGAGACGGGCGGTGGACGACGCCCTTCAGCACCAGATCGTGGTGGTCGCCTCCGCGGGCAACGACGGCCTCGACGGCAACGACAAGCGCACCTACCCCGCGTCCTACCCCGGCGTCCTCGCGGTCGCCGCCTCGGACCGCAACAACGAGCGCGCGGCCTTCTCCCAGTCCGGCGACTTCGTGGGCGTGGCCGCCCCCGGCGTCGACATGATCTCCACGGTGCCCAAGGGCGGCCACTGCTCCGACAGCGGTACGAGCTTCTCCGCCCCGTACGTCGCCGGGGTCGCCGCGCTCATCAAGGCCAAGCACCCCGACTGGACGGCCCGCGAGGTCATCGCCCAGATCGAACAGACCGCGGAGCGCTCGGTCGCCGGCCACGACCACCTGGTCGGCTGGGGCGTGGTCGATCCCGTCCGCGCCCTGACGGACGACGACCACCCCATCGAGAAGCCCACCGCCCGGGAGGGCCTCACCCGGGCCAAGGCCCCGACCCCGGCCCGCCTGGTGCTCGGCGAGACGGCGGACGAACGCAACGCCCGCCTCGCGACCTACGTCGCCGTGGGCGCGGCCGTGCTGGTGGCCGCCCTGGCGGGGATGGCGGTGGCGGTCCGCGACGCGCGCAGAAGGTCGGTGACCAGGGGAACCGGCACGTCCGGGTCGTGA